The segment CGTGTGAgtgaagatctaaggccttttaagtgattttggtgcttttgtgatctaagaaaggaaggaaaagcttgaagaaaCAAGAAGAGGTTAGAGGGATCCGAGTTTGAGCATCTTCCTTAgtgcatttgaggtataaagcttataccttgctTATTATTAATATAGATCTATTCTTGAAGGAAGTTAGGGCTTCTAAGAGTCATTTTGGCTACCAACCATGACTGCAAGCATGGTTAAGGGCTAGGGTTTTGGATCCAGGGCTCTTGAGGGACCCTAAGGCAGAAAGCTACTGTTTTAGAACCCATGGAAAGCCTCATGCATGTTGGGAgttcctttttgagccatttgggctcattcttccatgcatgcacgtaaagtttgtaactttacgtgttagATCGACTCTAGGGGCTTGGATCTaccttttgatcaaaggttgtacatcagaatcGAGCATTTAGAGTGTGGACGTGACCAAATCGGTGAGTTCGttcctgggactcgacgagtccaaggctttgagtcccataGCTGTTGAGGatcaaaagaactcagttgggtgttagaagggttgtagcaggacagaaagagtgacccaacgcattggacttaATTTTAGGCCTAGAGTTCATGGGACTTGaggagtgctagaacagactcggcgagtctaatgcaatctccttaagattgaagatgaactcgacgagttgttcatacaactcggtgagtcaaggttagacttgttcatcagatgaaggtgaactcgacgagttgttcatacaactcggcgagtcggatgaaggatcaTTCGATGTTCTTatagaagaggaactcgtcgagtcatcgccaaactcgacgagtcgagtcatggATAAGGACATGTAAAgagttagggactcgacgagttgacgactcaaatcagtgagtcaggtcaacttgaagttgactttgacttggattggattgggggtaaaatagtcattttactctaagagtagatgtcagtttctgactaagtgttttatgGGGATTGTAtctggaggatttccggagcagcaacagacaAAGACTTCCCACACgaattatcagcagctacttgctcaaggtgagttaccttccagtagcagtgggtctacggccacaatgtcggcccaccagtagagttgtatgttagataattatctttgtgatatcatctaggtttgctactgcCTGATATGTTATACGCCgacatgatatgtgatagtagtagagttcggttgttaggaccgaagggtaggtcagacaccccggATATGTCTCATAATATGTGCTAATATGTtaatatgctggcatgatatgttatatgtgatagtggtagtaggaggggaatagtccccaagttcggttgttaggaccgaagggtaggccagcaacccagaatggcttgacatgggtaggtcagcaccccagaatggtttgacatgggtaggacCGGCACCCCAGGATGGTCGTACGGGTatgtcggcaccccagaatggccgtaccaggtaggtcgggcaccccaaaatttcccggcagtatgtatgctatgtgattgtatggtatgtggtacgatgggggaacccactaagctttgtgcttacagtttacagttttggtttcaggtacctcttcagcgaaggggaaggagttggcgcggtagcggcacatcatacacacactctttggtttccgcactatggatattctgggattgtactctgacatgttcttattttatgacttgggttttcagacatgataaatttttggtcttgaaaattgggtcgttacaccaacatacttgtaattctcaagatccacatagtgaataggtgaatacgtcacattaacattttcagcaacactatGAAATTGAGGTACACTAGGAGTCATGAAAGTACATATTGGATTGTTGCTCCCTTTATCGCTGCATAAATTACCAATCGGTTCATTTCCACTCTGACCACCCTCCGTAACCGCATCAccttcatcaaccaccacaaacgTTTTCACATcccttcctccactacatttgattacattgatcaacattctaacatccatgtCTTCAACCATGGCTATACAATGATTCAATTCAGGATGATGAAAACGAAGACTAAtttatatttgtctaacaaaccgGTTTTCATTCTCACCAAAGATACAAACTCACTATAAGTAATATACTCAGAGAATATGAAAGCAaattcagaaatacctccctgtAGATATACGTATTCAAGATTTGTTTCAAAAACTTTTCACCTCTCACCAGTTACAACTCAAACcaaatattcatatatttttttttataaaaaggttttcaacaaaTTTTCCAAAGAAATAttaacaaaaatgaaattttttggaaaAAGTTTATATATACTAAGGTTGTTTCGTGGTCAAACCTAtccaaaaaaaataccaaaaatcgcAGATGGGAATAAGAGGAAATCGCAGATGGATAGTCCATCTGCAATTTTAGGGTGCAAAATGGGCTATATATaacgaaaaaaaaataaaaaaaaatcacctGCGAATGTGTAAGTGCCTGTGCTTTAGGCACTTGTACATTCACAAATGGATTGGTAAAATTGCTGATGAAGTGTTTCCGATTTCAGTGGTTAAATTTGCAACTTCCGTTTTTTTAATCTACAATGTAATTAGGATTTTGGGCtaaatttgtaattttctctTCATTTACACCTCGTTTCCGAGTTGAGCTTAGCGAGAGAAAGAAAAGGAAAtgggtggaaatgagaagaaaatgaaaaaaattggtaTTCCCGAATTTAATTAAAGGAATGGAGTAGAAGGAAGCAGAGATAAATGAAAGGATCACTTTCTCTCCTatctttccttccgatttgggaggatttggaagGAAAGTTTCTTTTCACTTCTCTCCAACTCGGAACACACGAAAATAATTTGTTTCCTTtcctttttcttcttttcttttcttttcttttctttcgtgattttttttttcataaactcTAGAACTCTGGTGTTAATTTCGTATAAAAATTAAATCATTATGCAAATATAATAAGAGTGCGTAGAAATTTGATTTTTGGCTTCTAGAGAGAAAAGGTGAACGATAGTTTGCAGAGGTAGTAAAATTGTCATCAATGGCAGCACGAGTCGGAGAAGGGCAAAGAAGAGGAGGAGGAAGGCCACTTCCGCCGTCGGCAAGAGGACCTCCTGGTCCTCCTGTTCATGGTAAACCTGGACCTCGATTTGAACCAGTAGACCGCGAAAAGGTTGTGGTTTGCTCTCTctgtctctttctctctctctctctctccgctTATCTTCATATCGACATTCCTTTGTGTATTATCGCGTTTGTGAGGTTTTAATTGGTGAATGTTAACGTGTATAAGTTCTATTGTTTGTCTGAATCTTTTCTAGGGCTTGGAAATATGCTATATTTCTGAGGACTTTAATGCTTTATGTCTGCTTGGATAAACGTTTGGTAAATGACTTGATGTATTGCTAACTAAAATTTAAGTTCTGGTGGTTATATTTCACAAACTGAACCGAATTCATAAATTCGTGAAACTAGGGATACTCTTTGGTCTGAATATTTGAATCTACATGGAGAGAAACAATAATAGCCTCTCAACAATGTAAGAAAAAGCAATCTTCATCAATGCGCGTCAATTCATAAAGAACCACAGATTCATAGAGACacttttgataccatattggcaATTGAGTAGAAATTTTGCAGTTTTGACACCAATACTTCAGGAGATTGGGTCGTTATGTGCACTTTGAGACTTGTTCTGTGTTACTTTGGTAGGACTTGAATTGCAGAAATGATCATATAACTGGCTCTCAGTTATCTTAGCTACTCTTAAATCCTGTTGTGTAACTGTGTGTTTGAACATATTTCATAAGCTCAGATTTTCTACTTGAACTCGTTCTTCTGCTCAAAGCATCTACAATTTAATGAACAAGGAAGCTGTAAATCTGTAATTGAGCTCATGAGCTGCATACATTCAACTAATTCAAGTCAAGCATCTGATCTCTTAGAAAAGTAATTCTATGAAAACAAATTAGTACACACCAAGTTTTTTATCCTCATATGTTTCATAAGCCAAACAATAGTTATAGTTTATACAATACAATAAACCGCTTGTGTGACTGACATTTTATTGATAAAGTCCTTTCTTTGACATGCAGACTTGTCCATTGCTACTTCGAGTTTTTACCAAGGTAAGAATCCCATTTTGAGACGCTGGAATATATCTTTTGTATcccctaaaaataaattattagtgCATTTAGTTGTAAGTTAAAGAGTATTCTTGATTTTGAAAATTGAAACAGATTGGTGGTCATCACAACCAGGCAGACTTTGCAGTGAGAGGTaaggaacctaaagatgaagtcCAGATATACACATGGATGGATGCTACACTTCGTGAGCTAACTGATCTGGTACATACAACAATACAATGGAATGGAATGATGGAAGGAATGGAATTGAAAATTGTTGTGTTGATTTTTTGTTGTTGTGGTTTTCAGGTAAAGGAGGTAGCACCAGAAGCTAGAAGAAGAGATGCAATGCTGTCATTTGCTTTTGTATATCCTACCAAAACTGGTCATTTTACAGTCAAAGAGGTAACCCTTTTGGTTTTTTACAATAGTAAAAAACATCACCTTACATTTTTTACATTTATCACCAAAGAAAACAAATTTGTTGTAGGTTGGGAAAACCTTGTCTTATCCGAATGCAAGACGACCAGACGATGGCAGCAAGGCCCTCGGCAGCCTTAGTTTTGAGGTAAGGAAACACCTTCTCATTATACTGTGTGCATTGGATTCAGACTGAGACTGATGTCAATGGGAGTATAGGACAAAAAATGTTGATTCTTGTCCCAACTCAAAAAGATGGGACAAGGACTTGCTCTTGATTTCTCATCTATACAAAAAGATGAGAATGCCCTCCTCATCTGTGTAATCGAAAATAACCCTAGAAAGTTTGTTCAGTCCAGTGTAATGTAACAAACACACGCAGTGTTAATGacttatgaatttctaacgagtAACCTAATTTGCAGATTGGAGATTACCTAGATGTTGCAATTCTTTAGATTATCATGGTTTTGTGGTTTGGCTTGGTTAAGAAGATGGAAGGGTAGTTTTGTAATTTTGCTTGCGGTCGACTAAAACCCTATTACATGGATATCTTTAAAACCCaatgttttaatttgttttttttcccTTTCATTTTGTGGTCAGCCTTGTTGAAATGAGATGATAACTTTTTCTTG is part of the Lactuca sativa cultivar Salinas chromosome 7, Lsat_Salinas_v11, whole genome shotgun sequence genome and harbors:
- the LOC111908208 gene encoding histone deacetylase complex subunit SAP18; the protein is MAARVGEGQRRGGGRPLPPSARGPPGPPVHGKPGPRFEPVDREKTCPLLLRVFTKIGGHHNQADFAVRGKEPKDEVQIYTWMDATLRELTDLVKEVAPEARRRDAMLSFAFVYPTKTGHFTVKEVGKTLSYPNARRPDDGSKALGSLSFEIGDYLDVAIL